One genomic window of Euwallacea fornicatus isolate EFF26 chromosome 7, ASM4011564v1, whole genome shotgun sequence includes the following:
- the LOC136340358 gene encoding uncharacterized protein: MGSNPKTPSDEYTGKFCWEEIDRIAVPFIIRPSREILAEVGMLKKTLYKDLLSVVNEAVFFLACPAGPSQFPLKFSVSTAELNLLNEINTIHCDSYFSKHPYVPSNTFLIKKDDAIELKNILTTFRDMALVDKKVSCRRYGYLQVKGRKTPIPFVDVNGMGLVVPLFLFDCKAVKNIHRENIDYWSLVRLKILCRIVNFPKSYYDRGGTELHPPVVKMSNLVEGIPATKIYRIFRNLPSSADLSKLLSVKARFRTINSNETQTARSKRAVIRREEREKVLVKEPKTENNHVKNLDEGFRLINMEAKLESAAKTDDTLIQYPKNETLEEGIITIDSDEEPSVRVNRRKRTKKLKSKSDDARKLCNTATLRRILPSASISSSSSSLSSIASRAPVSSSTIDSDEAPTIKQPKRITPKRVACNTELRHPSSTATLRPILPFVPISSASSSSSSIAPQAPATPSNVDSDENPSVGVKRTKTMASRIGECNSEDLKPSNTVTLRSILPSVPISSASSSSSPIVSQTPATASTAGLFVQNPTLFGNNIFQQNPLSNATTISPSMFLTNSTQGGVLMSPMGLPMGMTMTSSGVDQQQNLVNQAPPNFQISNSVVYIQQAPSIIAPQQQVPLVSTTSMLGNLIQQPTYQLPSTQPMISLPGGVLMQPQVNQMQFTTNQIANPFPAVPVTESGSITLPANQDACPTTIKNLPKNQSWAILGDSDMPMISTNVHDKLFIKVVKIPQHINATHSLGYVVKKVKIRPSNHIFLVISKTPYNDDNFLINLGEAKKYLFPDKSRKVLVKNAVRLKLEIFALNATQSAALASFYNSEKLVMERAVKENLYFDLRIFQEVLPVLRIKCGLS, encoded by the exons aTGGGATCAAATCCAAAAACGCCATCTGATGAATACACAGGAAAATTCTGCTGGGAAGAAATAGATAGAATCGCTGTTCCTTTCATAATTCGCCCATCACGTGAAATTTTAGCGGAAGTGGGCATGCTCAAGAAAACCCTATACAAGGACCTTTTGTCC GTGGTAAACGAAGCGGTGTTCTTCTTGGCATGTCCCGCAGGCCCTTCGCAGTTTCCCCTGAAATTTTCTGTTAGCACGGCAGAATTGaatcttttaaatgaaataaacaccATCCACTGCGACAGCTATTTTTCCAAACACCCTTACGTTCcatcaaatacatttttaatcaaGAAAGACGACGCTATAGAACTGAAAAATATCCTGACCACTTTCCGGGATATGGCTTTAGTCGATAAGAAGGTTTCCTGTAGACGATATGGGTACCTGCAGGTGAAAGGCCGTAAAACTCCAATACCGTTCGTAG atGTTAATGGTATGGGTTTGGTGGTGCccctatttttatttgattgcAAGGCTGTGAAAAACATTCATCGTGAAAATATTGACTATTGGTCTTTGGTTCGTTTGAAGATCCTCTGTCGCATTGTGAACTTTCCCAAAAGTTACTATGATCGCGGGGGAACGGAGCTTCATCCACCTGTTGTGAAGATGAGTAATCTTGTGGAAGGAATTCCCGCCACAAAGATTTATAGGATTTTTCG AAATTTGCCGTCATCTGCTGATTTGTCAAAATTACTTAGCGTAAAAGCACGGTTTCGTACAATTAACAGCAATGAAACTCAAACTGCACGTAGTAAAAGGGCTGTGATAAGACGCGAAGAAAGGGAAAAAGTTTTGGTGAAGGAGCcgaaaacagaaaataatcaCGTGAAAAATTTAGATGAGGGCTTCAGATTGATTAATATGGAAGCTAAATTGGAATCCGCTGCAAAGACAGATGACACCTTAATACAGTATcctaaaaatgaaacattggAAGAAGGTATTATTACCATAGATTCTGACGAAGAGCCTAGCGTTAGGGTTAATAGGCGAAAACgaactaaaaaattgaaatctaaAAGTGATGATGCGCGAAAACTATGCAACACCGCAACTTTACGACGAATATTACCATCTGCCTCGATTTCATCTTCTTCATCATCTTTGTCATCGATAGCGTCTCGAGCCCCTGTATCGTCATCAACTATAGATTCTGATGAAGCTCCTACTATTAAACAACCCAAAAGAATTACACCAAAAAGAGTTGCGTGCAACACTGAACTACGACATCCAAGCAGCACCGCAACTTTGCGGCCAATACTGCCATTTGTTCCAATTTCATCTGCCTCATCATCCTCGTCATCAATAGCGCCCCAGGCCCCCGCAACACCCTCAAATGTAGATTCTGATGAGAACCCTAGCGTTGGTGTTAAACGAACTAAAACTATGGCATCAAGAATAGGCGAATGTAACTCTGAGGATCTAAAGCCAAGCAATACAGTAACTTTACGGTCAATACTACCATCTGTCCCAATTTCCTCTGCCTCATCAAGCTCCTCACCAATAGTGTCGCAAACCCCTGCAACAGCTTCAACTGCAGGGTTGTTTGTGCAGAATCCAACGTTATTTggaaacaatatttttcaacagaaTCCCTTGTCTAATGCCACTACTATTAGCCCATCAATGTTCTTAACAAATTCAACTCAAGGAGGTGTATTAATGAGTCCAATGGGGCTGCCTATGGGGATGACAATGACATCCAGTGGTGTGGATCAACAACAGAATTTGGTAAATCAGGCGCCgccaaatttccaaatatccAATTCGGTGGTTTATATACAACAAGCG ccGTCAATCATCGCTCCTCAGCAACAGGTACCACTCGTCTCCACCACATCAATGCTGGGAAACTTAATTCAACAACCCACATACCAACTACCGTCAACCCAACCTATGATCTCTTTACCTGGAGGCGTTTTAATGCAACCACAAGTCAACCAAATGCAGTTTACAACAAACCAAATTGCCAACCCATTCCCAGCAGTTCCAGTTACAGAGTCAGGCTCTATAACTCTCCCTGCAAATCAAGATGCTTGTCCAACTACCATAAAAAACCTGCCCAAAAACCAGAGTTGGGCAATACTGGGGGACTCTGACATGCCCATGATTTCAACAAACGTGCATGACAAGTTGTTTATTAAAGTAGTGAAAATACCTCAACACATCAATGCAACCCACTCTTTGGGCTACGTAgtgaaaaaagtgaaaataagaCCATCCAACCACATATTTTTAGTTATAAGTAAAACTCCATATAATGATGACAACTTTTTGATTAACTTGGGAGAAGCcaagaaatatttgtttccgGACAAAAGTAGGAAGGTGTTAGTGAAGAATGCTGTTAGGTTAAAGTTGGAAATATTTGCCTTGAATGCGACGCAAAGTGCCGCGCTGGCTTCATTTTATAACTCGGAAAAGTTAGTCATGGAACGCGCAGTGAAGGAGAATTTATATTTCGATCTAAGGATATTTCAGGAGGTGCTTCCGGTATTGAGAATCAAATGCGGGTTAAGCTAA
- the LOC136340360 gene encoding uncharacterized protein, producing MEMLDTAQNIACATEKTRAPPPAPPEGPEEITTTNFGWEEIEGQEPLPYVIRDSGNYVAFSSFIRKLLPDVFRYLNSKTLTDLIQEDLVGMTALEAHSFNVINREHCEGMLVGPKYCFQPGENMMSLGDFKVCLDFFQTCYALVRFQKVKNELFGFLQISGGTSVPFVHSEGQRLTPLFYFDGQYDSLSSTLVDLKDKWKMRCLKFCCIAQAIRKELYDFSSLRVANVDCLMALLPGETATLHWPQDFNRQDILSPEVNIAALHGAPLSPGLLTPSPVNSVKKRVKDWTLEQAAANKRAHSIPTLNLYVTTKRPACESACSSTQVLPGGAVITPYAVNEETEQASFETSRTEQLSVYAGSHHPQVSASGVTIEKLLDGLKALRRPRCSVSGVKTYPLLQNRNVTNCPYAQETVHNMTNNLPVSHVMQPQDVITNVPHASPRAAKSPEFRILSPRIHGAAGTGNVISPVQSPSQNYNPAQSPFEINPIHWGRQHVPSQSMKIPNQPPPPYPTNYYPANTQPSQSLSSPISAFNRNLLHYNVRAYFNQNINCVTKNIDEVAWDFFAFFKVPLVERWHLHSQVVSIFRNLCQQYNQRCSSMQSGAVICHQTQQTGTCNNVPLKVMEHSNMDYPYVTKRCKITYDLVIWGISSSNVITSSFLVNYSDLEARCASKNIMNELNLQTFRNVYRLNAKQKAQWNELFRRDKTFYSKSYRDLFVEFDEVIYKLQHANLIKKCTVTENIK from the exons ATGGAG ATGTTGGATACAGCACAAAATATTGCGTGCGCAACAGAAAAAACTCGCGCACCTCCACCTGCACCGCCAGAAGGACCCGAAGAAATCACGACCACAAACTTCGGCTGGGAAGAAATCGAGGGCCAAGAACCCCTACCTTACGTTATAAGGGATTCTGGGAACTACGTAGCATTCAGCAGCTTCATTCGGAAATTGCTCCCTGACGTTTTCAGGTATCTGAACAGCAAAACTCTAACGGATCTCATTCAGGAAGATCTGGTAGGAATGACTGCTCTAGAGGCGCATTCATTTAATGTCATCAACCGCGAGCACTGTGAAGGCATGTTGGTCGGAccgaaatattgttttcaacCTGGAGAAAACATGATGTCATTGGGGGACTTCAAAGTATGCCTGGATTTTTTTCAGACGTGCTACGCATTGGTGCGCTTCCAGAAAGTTAAAAACGAGTTGTTCgggtttttgcaaatatccGGAGGGACTTCAGTTCCGTTCGTCCATAGTGAAGGCCAAAGACTGACGCCATTGTTCTATTTCGATGGACAATATGACAGTTTAAGCTCAACATTAGTGGATCTTAAAGATAAGTGGAAAATGCGCTGTTTGAAATTCTGCTGTATCGCCCAAGCTATTCGTAAAGAGCTTTATGATTTCTCGTCGTTGAGGGTAGCGAATGTAGATTGCCTAATGGCTTTACTCCCTGGAGAGACAGCAACGTTACATTGGCCCCAAGACTTCAATCGTCAAGATATTTTATCCCCTGAAGTTAATATTGCCGCTTTACACGGGGCTCCTCTGAGCCCAGGTTTACTAACGCCTTCACCTGTGAATTCAGTGAAGAAACGTGTGAAAGACTGGACATTAGAACAAGCGGCAGCGAATAAGAGAGCTCACTCTATCCCCACCCTTAACTTGTACGTAACAACGAAACGTCCTGCTTGTGAGTCTGCCTGTAGTTCGACCCAGGTTCTTCCTGGAGGTGCAGTTATAACCCCATATGCAGTAAACGAGGAGACAGAACAAGCGTCGTTTGAAACGAGTCGAACTGAGCAATTATCGGTTTACGCAGGGTCTCATCATCCCCAAGTTAGTGCAAGTGGAGTAACTATAGAAAAGCTCCTAGATGGATTAAAAGCTCTCAGAAGACCTAGATGTTCGGTATCTGGAGTTAAGACTTATCCGTTACTTCAAAATAGAAATGTCACTAACTGCCCATATGCTCAGGAAACTGTTCATAACATGACAAACAACTTACCAGTCAGTCATGTGATGCAACCTCAGGATGTAATCACCAACGTTCCTCATGCCTCACCAAGAGCTGCAAAAAGTCCAGAATTTCGGATACTCAGTCCGCGCATACATGGAGCGGCTGGAACTGGAAATGTAATTAGTCCTGTTCAGAGTCCGTCTCAGAACTATAATCCCGCCCAGAGCCCTTTTGAGATCAATCCGATTCACTGGGGGAGACAACATGTACCTTCTCAATCAATGAAAATACCGAATCAGCCTCCTCCACCTTACCCCACAAATTATTATCCAGCCAACACCCAACCAAGTCAATCACTCTCTTCTCCCATCAGTGCATTTAACCGAAATTTATTGCATTACAACGTAAGGGCTTATTTCAATCAAAACATCAATTGCGTAACGAAGAATATCGACGAAGTAGCTTGGGATTTCTTCGCGTTCTTTAAAGTACCACTTGTGGAGAGATGGCATCTGCATAGTCAGGTGGTATCTATCTTCCGTAATTTATGCCAACAATATAATCAAAGGTGCAGTTCGATGCAATCTGGGGCTGTTATTTGTCACCAAACACAACAAACTGGTACTTGCAATAACGTGCCTTTGAAAGTGATGGAACACTCAAATATGGACTATCCTTACGTTACCAAGAGGTGCAAAATTACGTATGATCTCGTGATTTGGGGGATTTCCTCGTCAAATGTGATCACTAGTAGTTTCTTGGTTAATTACAGCGACCTCGAGGCTCGTTGCGCGTCCAAGAACATCATGAATGAGTTGAATTTGCAAACGTTTAGAAATGTATATCGCTTGAACGCTAAGCAGAAAGCTCAATGGAATGAATTGTTCAGGCGTGATAAAACGTTTTATTCGAAAAGTTACCGGGACTTATTTGTTGAGTTTGACGAAGTTATATATAAGCTACAGCATGCTAACTTAATCAAAAAGTGTACCGTTaccgaaaatataaaatag